tgtggcaacgagggacagggccttttcggtggtggcccccagactatggaacgatctccctgatgaggcttgcctggtgccaacactactatgtttccggcgccaggttaagactttcctctttgcccaggcatatggcagcacatcttaataaCCCACATGcttatttttaacggtttttaatgctttatgtatgtatgttttgcgttttagaattttaaattttgtatactcgtttttatctcaattttagaatttctctaaaattctatgggggcggtatataagtgtaataaaataaataaataaataaataaataaacatcttgaACTTTTTGATGGAACGTAGTGTAAAAGtatatttttaacaaataaacTAAGCAAGAACTGGGGGAGCAATCAAGATTTGGCAGCTACCTGTGTCTACTTAAAGAGGTCTGCCTTATATATCAAGACTCGCATTATTCTAGCaatgcaaaatagcatttgcaccAAATACAAAATTCTATGTGGATGGAAGTGGAGAATGCAAGTCCTAGGTATAACTGGCCACAGAACCCATCTTCATTATACATGGAAGTGTACTGTACTAAAACCACTCTCATCCCCCACATATAACATTTGACTGAAACATCTTAACAGGATGTTACATTAAAAGGATATAGTTGTGATAATGAATTGACAGTTCAGCCACAAAGTTGTCCTGTAGAACCTGTGCTCCAAAGCGCAGATAAAGTATAGCGATGCTGCAAATAGGGGGAAAGAAACCAAGGGTTACTTTACATTCAGAAAATCTTTTTCAaattaaagctcagttgaaaggAATAAAAAAGTTAGTACTAGAGAAAGTATCAGCCTTCCTAATTAAATCGATAATTGGAGCACAGGAAAAgccttatttttaaaacatgagtATATTGACAAGTCTGGGAGGGGGACAGCTCAGGGTGGAAAGGAAGACTGTGGCAACTATTACAGATCCAAAGTTTTGTCCCCAGTGGTATGATATACCTCTAAGCTAGTACAAGggcctaaagcagggatggggaacatgtgcccCTCCCCGatgtcattggactgcaactgccatcatccctcaccacttgCTAGGCTGGCctgaggtgatgggagttgtggtccaataaTGTTGGAAAACAATACATTCCCCATACCTGGTCTAAAGGAATGGGACAAAGAACAGGATCTAACAGTAGGGGGCAATGGGAGGTGGAGGAAAGATGATGGAAGGGATTGTGGGGAGAAGGCTGCcttcagtctttttttctttaaaaaatctggctggctgagggatactgggagttataggtcCACAGGGAGGgtagcaggttgggaaaggtcaCTCTACTGAATTGCAGCTTAGTATATTACACAGCATATGCAAGATTTATCATCTGCCATACTGGAAGTTATATGACCGAGAATGTTCTTCAGAtaagtagccagtgtggtgtagtggctaaagtgtcagactgggagttgggagatccgggttctagtccccactaggccatggaaacccactgggtgactttgggccagtcacagactctcagcccaagccacctcacagggttgttgttgtgaggataacatggagaggaggaggaggattatgtacgccgccttgggttccttggaggaaaaaggtgggataatacaATACAGTAATACATACCTAATGACAAGCACAACAAATGTCAACGCAGTCAAGAATTTCAGCCTGAGAtctgagaaaaggagaaaaggagtGTTATCTGAAAGCAGATGCAACACTGGAAGAACAACTCTGCAGCAACAATGACAAAGAACAGAGCTTACCAACGTAGGGCATGTTACGGAGTTCTGAGCAGGCCCTGATTATCAGGAAGAGAAGATACAAAATGTACACCGTTGCCACCACAAGGAAGAAGACTTTCATTCCCTGTTACAAAAATATATTAACAAGTTTTACTAACTTTATTCTGATAACACTaggcttcctccttttcctccccatTTCAACTATTTTATACCAAACACAGAGACCACCAACTCTACGAGATGACCCATCTATCCACTATAGTTCAGCAGAAGAGGATGCAACTTGCTATATCAGctatccccaacctgatgcctacCAGTTGtgatgaactacaattcccatcttgcCCAGCCATAATTGATGggtgtgatggaagttgtagtccaacatatttggaggggaccaggttggggaaagctgttctacgTCTTGCCTTTCAGAGAAAAATCACttgttttgacaggaaaaaatctttaaaaaggtAGTCATGGACACACAGAGCAGAGAAAAGCACTGAACAATTCTCTGGATGTGTGCACATACCATAAAGAGgcacagaaaaggaagaaagaaagcaaagaagtatcagaaattttaaatttttgaaaatttgaaaatcttacaataagaaaaaaagacaagagGAGGACAAAAGACATACTGTTTCATACAAAGGACATTAGATGGACAGACAGGCTGATGAAAATAGCTCAATATTTTTCAAAATCTGGTAGACCATTCAGGATTTCCCATACAAGCCCAAAGCATCACTTAACACTAACTTACCTGAAAGTTATTTCCGTTAATCCCATACTGGTATGTTGGGTCATGTAGTTCATTGACactaaaagaaagaaacccaccaaGAGCGTGAACGTAAGGAGTTGTAGGTAGCATCATAAAGCTTATAATAAATACACTGAAACTAAAATTTTGACATTtagtcttttctttcttccttcaaaaGACACGGGTTTAGACCATTTGTTAGTATTCTCAATACAGCCATTTACTATAAAGATTTAAGATCCTGTTCCAATTTGGGCCTATTGATGTTAATAAACCATTCCTATTTCCAGAAAACTGATAATGCTTAAATAGTTCCATCCAACATGTTGCAAATGGTACTagggaaatatttaaaaatcctAGGTATAGTGAGTTTGGTTCAGAAGACTGTCAAGGAGTCAGTGTTGAACTGACCCAGCGTCCTATATGCTGTTTGTAAATGTATACAGACACCTGCATAGTCTACCATACTTGCTATGCATAAGTAGGCTTCTCACACAAGATAATTGGTACCAAGCAAATACAGCCATAGCTTCTTGGCCCTTGCAAAATGATCTCATCTCTTGAGATAAGGATGTTGTTCTTCACTCCCGTGAGGGGTGAAAAACAAGCCCGACTTTCTCCTGAGAGAAAGTGACGCCCCCACTTTCTCCAGCAGTGCTTCAAGACAGGCTGTGGAATTTAGGAGACACACCTATAAAATTCAGCAGGCTGGTTTTGCTTTTTGGTCTCACTCcaagggggaaaatgtgcaccaCCAGTCTGAAGAAATCTGTTGGCTTGTGGGATGGCATCTCATGTGCTGTGGGGACCCCAGCAAACAATCATTTGTGACAGACAACTGCTCTGGTCTGCTGAAGGACATGTAAAGTATCTTAACATTTATCATCTGTGTAATAAATGAACTGTTAACATGATCCATTTGTGAATTTGACTGGGACCTGACAGAATCAGGACCCCCCAAACTAATACATTAGGCCTACTCAGGGCTGAATACATCCTGTCAGTTTTTAAAGGCCAGCAACAAATTTGTATATGCCTTAGATTTTCCAGATCCTGTATATACATATTAATGGACAATACTGATTTTCAACTTCTGATCTTAGTCACCTCTTTAGCTACTCTTATGGGAAAAATCCCTAGTTTATTTCCTGTGTTATGCTATTTACATTTCAGTTTAGAGTAAAAATAAAGATGTTTCCCTCAAAAGCTTTTGATTTTTGAAGCATCGTATTACACACAATTCTTTATGAACACAGACATACTGCATGCTAATAGTTTAAACTAAAGTTTTAACTATAAATTCATTTTCACATTTAAAGTATGTTTTATCTATATAtttagcagccattccagcaggttgAACTGAGGGAGATGAAAAGGTGAGCatggccattccaccagccctactGAAAGAAGGCTActtccttttctcctctttcctatccatccctttttccttgtgtgtgatGAGTTTTTAGATTGTAACTTCCGGttccattgtgggttattgtatATTGCAGGAAAACATTGGACACATGTTCATAGCCAGGCAATCAATATAGCTTAGCAAATTCTCTTTTAATATAATCAACTACCATCAGGACTGGTGCaggactattttgtgccctagcaaaggtgagctacttgcacacacacacacacaaattgccaacttcaattcagctgttcaagaagagtttctgaactattatattttcctgttattatgttttttcttaaaacagctaatttgtataaaactgtgacccttaaaggtcagtactgcgcccctctgaggtctgcgctctaggcagctgcctagttggcttaatggtagcgccagccctgactACTATGAATGAATACAGCAGTCATTTGAGAGCATTTTCTCTATTAGTAAAACAAATGAGAAAAAGGGAAGTGTGGAGAAACCGTGAATCTCCTTATGGCTGTAACaattaaagaaaaaatgaaatacGGGGAAATAGGACTGCAAAGACTTCCATTAAAGTACTGCTCTCCTTGTTCACTGTTTAGCAAtcagagaggggaaaagaaggaagTTACTTACGTCTGCCATATTCCTAATGTTACAGAAGCCAACCACAGAAGACCAACAATAAGGAATTTAGGAAAATAGAATGTTATGCACTTCCTTTCTCCCTaataaaaaaaagacagattaagAAAATTAaacttgctttcagccatcagttAATTTACAATATTGTGAAATATTAATACACATTGCAGTAGTTTGTCTTACTAGCTGGAGTCAGCCTGCAGTTTGAAAATCTACCACTCTTCAGGGAATGGCAGTTAAATTTGTAGAGATTCTCTCTTGTAACAATGGGGTTGTgtactccctgtaaccagccctggtcaacagtatGGCCAGTGCATTCTGGACTGGGTGATGTTTCCGAACActtttgaaaggcagccccatgtagagcacactACAGTAGCCCATACAGGGTGTTACTGAGGTATacgtgaccatggccagatcagacatctctaggaacggccACAGTAAAAAGGTTGCAAAGTAAATTACACTTGCTGTTTTAACACGTGAGTCCATCTgttaatattatttattcatttggagTCAAATTGTTCTAGAACTATTATTCTGGATAGGCTTTAATAGTGACCTAAGTAATGTTTATCCAATAAAAAGTAATGAACACACAGAGACATAAAAATGAAGGACAGAATTTAAGTAGCACTAATCTTATCTTCTCCTTACCTGCACTCTGATCCCATGGTAGACACAGAGCCAGAACAGCAGCAATGCACACAAGAATAGTGACTGAAAGAGGTCGTCTAGCATTCCAGGAAACCAACTGTTGATCAGGAACGAGAGGGGGAAAAATGGATCTGCAAGGAAATGGAAGACAGAGAGTCACAAGACACCACTGCAACTCCTACGATAAAGTGTTCCCTCTCTGCCCCAACCCGCTACAGTCTCATGACAGGAacaacaagtaggttgcaatgtGTAAGAAGCATTTTCCATAGGCCATTCTCAGAACTTTCTGCTAAGGATTTCAGTTCAGTAGTGTTCTTGGAAGGAATTTAGTGATAGGACACCTCCTACTAAACTTTGTGTTGGATCTAGGATTAAATGCACATACAGAGCTTCGGAAACTGAGCTCCCCAGCCCCTCCTTTCCATCACATCCCTTCCCAAAAATGTTCCACTAACAGTCAGGGGACCCTGATGAATGGGCTGTAGTGCAAGGGGCTGAGGAAGAATCCCCAAAACTGGGTGGAGGCAGTGCCTTGGAACCTAGAAGACTGAAAGCAAAAATTTTATCCATAAGCTCTGTAACTGCTGCTAGGTTGATCTGACATCTGATATAACCATCCAGGGAAAGGATAACTGGGAGTGGGTCTAAGAGACAAGAGATTGCCAAACAAGGCATGGGAATATCTGAATATTCATCATATTTGTAAAGCTGCACTATGAAAAGTCACTGGTacttcccatttttatttttagtatgtGAACTTGGGCACTGTCTTGAAGCCAAAGATCATGCTAGTAAGCCGGTAACAGAACTGTCATTTGACACAGGCTTCTCAGTGGCCatccccagactctggaactcccttcctacaGAGGCCTGTTAGCCCTTTGCTCAGATGGCCTTTAgtagcaggcaaagacttttttggtTAGGCAGGCCTTTGGCCTCTTTTGTTGATTGTTTTCTCCTGCTGCTGGATAGATGATTTTAAGTCtactactgttgtttttatctgcttttgcTTTTCAGCCACTTGTTTTATATATTcttaatagttttattttattatatttaattgtTAACCTTTTGTTAGCTGCCCTAGGCTGAaagatggggaaaaaatgaataaatcaaacaaacaaagaagcCATTCCAGTACTCAGTCAAGTCTGAAATTCTTCCCcgagatcaggagtgggcaatttgtgaccctctagatgttttggcttacaattcccatcacctctaACCAACTTAGCTAATTGTGAGGATTGGCAGGTGTTATAGCCCAAAACAACATGTTACACTAGATCATACTGGCTCTCAGACTAActccattttaaaacacagtataattgactgattttttttcctttcataaATCTCACCCATGTGAAAAAAGCAGGTTTTGTAAAGTGTAGTCCCAGAAACCCTTCATAGCAGGATCTAATTCATataaataccattataaagcaatagcagGGGAAGGAGGATAGACATCCACTTCTGCTCTATTCCCCAGTCTCGCATGGAGAACTTGCGCAGGGAGTGAGCAAAGAGACACTGCGAAGGAACACaaaagaaaacagcaaagatTACACATTACCCATTTGTCTTCagaaaaagggaagaggaggaggggtggaggtAACACATCTCACATTAGAGAGCAAGCTCTGCAGGGATTTCTTGTGTTTCAGAGATCAGAGCAGACAGTTGATGGGCAAAGGAAGTAGCTAAAATCACTGGTTTTACATAGGGCAACATTTTGCCCTAGGAGAACAACAGTGCCAAAAAAAGCCACAGAGgccgtgtgtgtgagtgtggtggtggtgacatAATAGGTAGAATTCATCCACAAAATGCCTTCAGCACAATGAAGAGGGAccaactcccccttccccctgtgcAACCTCAAAATCTGCTTTGAAGGGCTTGGAGATACTCTGGAGGAGCTGAGAAACTTTTGTTGCACAAGGGAAGCCTGTTTGCGCAACATTGGTTTCTGTCCCAGGTACCAAATCTACCCccttattttatttctgttttcttctttctttactgCTCACACTATTTTGAATCCCACCTATGCCTCTGGCCATTTTTCttgcctcaccccaccccctccgaCAAAGAAACATTTACCCACAAAGCTGGGTAATATGTGTTTCGTTAAACTGTAGACAAGAAAGCTTTCTCTCAACTATCTTTGAGAACCTCTGGCATAAATCAACTCTAATGTTCTGGACAGAGCAGAATgaacaacaaagaaaacaagaagagCAGACCAGCAACAGGTGAAGTCAAGTAGAGGCTAGTCTGTCTTAGGAAGGGCATACCTGCCAACACTGATCTATATTAGTTACAGAATAGCACAACCTATTTTTTGTATGATTTGGTCAGATGGTTCAAACACTAAACTCTCCCACCAGAGCCATCTCTGTATCTCATATTAAAGTTAACTGAGGAGCCGAAACTCACTGTGACTATGAAAGTGAGAACTACAAAGACAAATCGGAACCAGATTTCCACTTGCGAGAAGGCTGGGTTATATGTTTTccactgaaagaaagaaataaacatgttaataataataaaaaagctccaGGAATACAGATGGCACCAATAATATTTCACAGACATCATGCCAGCCAGCTGGACCTCCCTAATTAACCACCAAGGCAAATCCATTATATTGAATCAATATGGAAGGGTGAAGAATGATTCATCCTTTCTTCACATGGAAGGACTGATGGCCAACTCACACATTGGGCAGGTTCCAATGCTGATCCAACACCTCACCAACCTGCCCTTGTCCaggaacaagcatttccactcattttaggGCTTGCCTCTGGAACAGCTAAATTGCCGTTCCACAAGCAGTAGGGCCCACTCGTGGACTGGAAGTGGCCGGGGCTGGCTGTGCATGGACCAGAATTGGTGGttagtgtggcgttacaccccacaagtcagttcccaaatgtatgtctgaagtttgtaagtctgtggtttttagaatgttggcctgagtgggtggagtcagaatgtctggggagggggaggagtgatatataagggaatgactgaggagattgaaggagactttttaggtactcttagagttgttagtgctctctgtgtgttaactctgtgtttagagtacttaaagtctggagaatttgaggttcagtgtagagactgctgtctttggagtgtggtgtgcacatagttgatgtatattaaacaatactgataataaagaaagctcaagagtgattgtgtgagaggaaggaaagcgcgtatgtgaatgggtgaaaggattagATGAAAGgcttcaaaaaggttttaaaatgttttaatttgaaacaaagcttgtgaacttttaaaaagaaattttaattattttgttttaactaccacaaaaatcccacgtgtctgtttggcatttatcatctgaagtttacacatttagcacccactctgacaataattcacatcagcacatataactcacagtttatatattgaaatccttctccatttaacccctttctccacatagtttggaggaaggtggtttttatccctcgcctcaggcgtatcaagcggtggtgcttggcttgagcagggagtagccttggccgggtctggtgttcagagcctgtgtcgtggcagttaGCTCCGCTCGTGGATGGGCAGTGTTAAATCCTGCCCTTTTATCTTTGGTGTATCTGAGACGCTTCACTATGGTTCCCTTCCACATCAACACGTACAGCGCTATCATGAGAAGTAGCTATATCGAATTAACTGCCTATGCTGTGCATGCTTTCTGATATTACTAGAGTGGTGTGGGGATGAATTGTGTAAAAATCAAAAGACTCAAATTATGAGAATTTCACAGAGACCAAAGTCAGTATGATCTTTCTAATGTAAATTTATACTAGCTAAAGGAACAGCATGGAATACACAAAATTCCATGTGGAACCCAAGCATCATAGCATATCAAACATACTCACAAAGATATAACATGTTTCATTGTAAACTCAATAACCTGATTCCTTTCAATGCGAATTTGTCCAACTTGAAGCACACCCCCTAAAACTTGTTACTtgcctctagggcagccttcttcaacttggtgccctcctgttgtgttggactacaactcccagcatccccagccaacttctggagggctccaagcTGGAGAAGTCTGACCTAGGCCATGTCAATTGCTGTACCAGAGTACacattatgggcctgttcagaccacacactaaactatggttaggccgctaTTTTTTTGGCAATAAATGgttagtgtgcatgtttaaaccatggttatacaaccaacatggttaggaatggttcacatgacacactaagtcataatgtttagctcaaaattattaacgactatggcttagtgtgtcatctgaacagggtctatattaGCATTTAGAGGCCAGCTGACAACAAACAGTGTGGAAAACAGAGGTGACTAATTACCTCTTTATTAATTTCTCTGATCCTCTTTCAAATTTGTCCTTTAGTAATAtagttcacaataaaaaataaaaggtatCGCCACACAGGCTTGTTGTACTATTGAGACCATCCACAGATGCTTTGCTCCCAGTCCCACCAAATTCTGAAATGTGTCTGGccgtgagagggccttttcagtggctatACCTCAGCTTACAAACTCTTCCCCCTTCAGACGTTCATTTGGCCCCTCATTACAGTCCTTTCACATTACTGGGAAATAGCATGCCCTTTTTATgtaatacaaagatttaaaattaaaattaaactttcattttcttttcctttaactATTACACTTACTGTGAAGTTGTAACTCTTGACATGGTAGTCATGCGAAAGTTTCCCAAAGTCGACAGTGATCACATAGCGAATGTAGTTCAGGTAACCAAGATGAACCACAATAAATTCAGCACATTGCTATGAAGgcacatgggggggagggaggattggCAGGGAAAGAAACACAAGGAtagtcagaacaaaatcacatGGATTGTCTTTTTACACTTCTGGGctttcaagccatttagggctgtgTTGACTGCTACAATAAACATAGTAGCAGTTTAAAGTTGTtacctgttaaacaaaaatagagATGCATTTCAGGTTTTTTTGCATAGACTTCTCGACACAGAGCATGAAAGCCACTTCACTCCAGTATTTGGTGTGACATGATACTGTCACTTTTAAGTTGTTCATCCTGGCACCTGACATAAAGAAGAGACTAGACGGCTTGCACCTCCGGATGAATGGGGAAAACTACTTAGTGAGTGATCTTGCCATGAGGTGGTCAAGTACACaggtaaatattaaaaaaatatgacTTCATCAAGGAGCACCAAACTAAATGCTGCATGATTGGGTTTGGCATAGTAATCAGAAAGTAGAAATGGATACCCCGAGCACAGAGTTGTAACCCTTCAAGGTGTTACATTAAATTGGTTTTAAGTACAGTGGCCAGACAGAGGTTCTATGAGAACTGAGAAGTACTGCCGTGAAGAGATTTTGGTCCATTTTGTATCCACCATATTAGATCCACTGTCTGCTTTGCCCAAAGCCATTTCCCACTCTATAAGAACCCCAAACTCCAGGCCTTCAGTGTTCTGGTGATCCTCGCCAGTCCCACTGGCTCTCAGACCCTCCCTCCTTTGCTGAAGTCACTTGGTTCCTGGCCTCCCAAGATCCAGTATCATAAGCTCTTGATTGTGTGACAAGCCCAGTTGTCCTGCTTGTATCTGTTGGAACTTGTTCTTCCGCTGAAATCACTTTTAAGCCATGGAACTAGAGATTCTGCTACAGAGCCTTGCAAAACTTTATTCCCTAGAACACACATTTTGGCCACCTAGGTTAGCCTTCTTTGAGGCTTCCTTCACTGAAGAGTTTCCTCACACCCTGGTGCTACCTCCAGGAAGGATCCAATGTGATCCCCAAAAGAGTATCTTTCAGCTCTGCTGTCTTCTAGAGGTCTTCTCCCTACAAATCATAGCCTCAATCACAGTACCCACTTTGGGCATGTGTGGGTGCATGTGTACAGTAATTCAATCAATCTATTTTTCAACTAGTTTTTGGTAAGAGGCCCAACCACTTTAGTGCAGCCTTGCCCTAGTCAACCAGTGTGAAGAATCATGACCAGGTCTCCTATTTACTGTATGTGCTTCCCCTTATTTCCTCTCCATGGTCATTGGGATCAAGCCAAATTCTTCAGAAAAGTTGGTTTGATAGGCAATGAAATCTGAAGCTTTGGTGGCTTCAATGGTGCTAAAGGTATGGAagagaaaacaagaagaaatgGTTGGCATACCAAGCACTAGAAATTGATGAGTCAGTGTTTACTATAGATACCCAATTCATCCTGCCTCACCACGGTGACTCTGCACAAGGACCAGCCATTGTGTACTGCCCTAGCTAGAGACTCTGTGAGTTGTTTTCTCTCCCTGATCTGGCATTACCTTCCCCAagcctctttcttcttttctcattCCCAGATAGCTTTAGAGCCCCAATTTACCTAGCTCCATCTCCTGCAGGCTCTTTAGAACTATAGCCCAGCCCATTTAAACCTGGACTCATCATGCATGTCTGAAGCCTAGTCTTCCATGCACAGCAACTCTTGGTTTAGACACCAAGCAGATCTTTGAGCTATTTCTCCCACCCTGTGCACGTATGAGGACATTATCCATTTTATTCTATGCATCATGTGTATAATATGCCTAAGATGGTTCGTCACATGAACTGATTGAATCCGATTTAGGAGTCATATAACTGCTTTATTATCACAACAAGCTATTTCCCCATGATTGATCATTTGTACATTTTTCATTCCTGTATAAATAAAATCAACTTTCCTCTttgaatatatatgtgtgtgcatgcatgcacgcaaTTAGCACAAATCTGCCTAGACTGATACAACCAACATCAAAGAGTCCTTTGACGAACATATCCCTGAATGTGGAAATGCACTCATTAATGGTTTGAGTTTCCCTAGTGAGAGCACCTCCATCCTGTTTCTTACATTAACTTTCTTTAAAACTCTCTGTTGTTCATAACATCCTGGGTGCTCTGTCCTCAAAAGACAAAGAACGAAGACTCATCTGGGACCACTGGTTGCAATCAACACTTGCAACAAGAGTGCTGGTTGGAGCCACAGCATCTTCTTGGAAATTTGAGCTAACAGATCAAAAAACTGTTGGGGCTGTATCCAAGGGCTGTGGAAGCAGAACGTAGGTCATCTGCAaccaattttatttttctcttcctctcctctgcAGCCCCttgtacgccccccccc
This sequence is a window from Elgaria multicarinata webbii isolate HBS135686 ecotype San Diego chromosome 4, rElgMul1.1.pri, whole genome shotgun sequence. Protein-coding genes within it:
- the TMEM181 gene encoding transmembrane protein 181 isoform X2, producing MDMDLLAPMRLYTLSKRHFVLVFVVFFVCFGLTLLIGIAGPHVIDSVHETPQLNNGSKISLLKFSSQPLSTYKFSSQPLSTYNQQLWLTCVVQLEEPYDNKWKAQFNMSVTVCGITENASIRYFNKENYTSTRTLNCAQQCAEFIVVHLGYLNYIRYVITVDFGKLSHDYHVKSYNFTWKTYNPAFSQVEIWFRFVFVVLTFIVTCLFAHSLRKFSMRDWGIEQKWMSILLPLLLLYNDPFFPLSFLINSWFPGMLDDLFQSLFLCALLLFWLCVYHGIRVQGERKCITFYFPKFLIVGLLWLASVTLGIWQTVNELHDPTYQYGINGNNFQGMKVFFLVVATVYILYLLFLIIRACSELRNMPYVDLRLKFLTALTFVVLVISIAILYLRFGAQVLQDNFVAELSIHYHNSAEFLSFYGLLNFYLYTLAFVYSPSKNALYESQLKDNPAFSMLNDSDDDVIYGSDYEEMPLQNGQAIRAKFNEESDSD